One genomic region from Marmota flaviventris isolate mMarFla1 chromosome 6, mMarFla1.hap1, whole genome shotgun sequence encodes:
- the LOC114080925 gene encoding tudor domain-containing protein 6, translating into MSSKPGLPTPGASLTLRVSFVDVHPEVIPVQLWGLVGQRREEYVRLSREIQEAAATRGPWALGGATASPGELCLVQVGLLWHRCRVVSRQAQESRVFLLDEGRTITAGAGSLAPGRSEFFHLPSEVLSCVLAGLVPAGGGGTGGGEPQHWSSSAVDFLSNLQGKEAHGRVLDLLLQHRLVLLEVPAVFQQMQELSLARQVPDSLFRSLLKHYLTTSGVGPGTPLLPRVLPKQEQPGLDYFYPQLQLGVTEPVVVTQVCHPHRIHCQLRSLSQEIHRLSESMAQVYRGSLGTGDENSTSTTWEEREESPDKPGSPCASCGLDGHWYRALLLETFRPHRCAQVLHVDYGRKELVSCSSLRYLLPEYFRMPVVTYPCALYGLWDGGRGWSRSQVGDLKALILGQAVNAKIEFYCSFEHVYYVTLYGEDGINLNGVFGVQSCCLADRFLQSQGTEEEEEGEEPDPALQSQSPAEEVDEEVSLPALRSIKLKMNAFYDAQVEFVKSPSEFWIRLRKHNGTFSKLMRRMCSFYSSASKLDGVVLKPEPDDLCCVKWKENGYYRAIVTKLDDKSVDVFLVDRGNSENVDWYDVRMLLPQFRRLPALAVKCTLADIWPLGKTWSQEAISFFKKTVLHKELVIHILDKQDHQYVIEILDESRAGEENISKVIAQAGYAKYQEFETKENIVVNAHSPGHASNHFIAENKISSAKKVEEQKAEKEKTISVSEALTDTTVVTNISAGQGEQEKEKKAPVYSPLMPNFLKIKPGSSYKEELEVGSTVEVKVSYVENPGYFWCQLTKNTQGLRTLMCDIEDYCKNTMTLHQGTTPACLAKRTASGKWSRALISGTQSSEHVKVIFVDYGDKDTISVKNLYSISDEFLKVKAQAFRCSLYNLIQPTSENPFVWDEKAIQAFSEFVDSAWQNNLELKCTIFALASIHDEELFNVVDLLTPFQSACHFLVEKRLARPVKLQKPLESSVKLHSYYYSTHDMKIGSEDSVYITHVDDPWTFYCQLARNANILEQLSCSITQLSKILLNLKTSPLIPGTLCLAKYTDGNWYRGIVIEKEPTKVFFVDFGNIYITSDNLLSIPRDAYDVLLLPMQAVKCSLSDIPSNIPEEVTTWFQETVLDKSLKALVVAKDPDGRLIIELYDDSIQINANINEKLGLLGYKNRTRKKEKENETLPSIPGTLEEKNENMTSPTDHLSKTGENKLCSMEIFGEGCKPKISSACKELKRLQSSTKTNLVTPYQDSAGNKSNQVFSLTREKKEEIFAEPSLKATKLEATLPERRIGDACNKDLPLKFCELPQKMIMPGFKTTVYVSHINDLSDFYVQLTEDEAELNRLSERLNDVKTRPQYHTGPTVQSGDVICAVFPEDNLWYRAVVKEQQPDDLLSVQFIDYGNVSMVHTNKIGRLDLVNALLPGLCIHCCLRGLWVPDIVNSKEIVHHFSQRTDEAQVRCEFVEFQDRWEVILADERGIISEDMLSRCAFSEKSQIGLSTQIVKGDCSKSAKKSNSDTSVFLNWYNPKMKIVRAYATVIDGPEYFWCQFADTEKLQYLEAEVQTRAKQVIDWRDRITCPHIGDPCIVKYREDGHYYRALITNICDDYLASVRLLDFGNAEDCVEPKALWNMPSDLLSVPMQAFPCCLSGFNISEGICPQEGNDYFYDIVTEDVLEITILEIKRDVCDIPLAIVDLKSKGESINEKMKKYSKSSMTKSDLPYERNGPEIKGSLAIPSPDIGLKKTSIKAIQDKTLYVESRTDEFAERIEKALSIIENKASKFYDLGSDNIFEVFENSCKDKIGAEVLEGEVECHFVDKAKFNDPYLITGFNTLLPPSETKEMLELNSLEVPLSPDDESKEFLELESIELQHSLVGDDDKEELCLVPRIVPLSQSDDTEITLEPFTVQLPLDCETETQPELELPTAQLSLDDNTNPLSLRVSQKGQESRCAEDMRRSSAESFDDQHRVPLHLLGKNCDPKMHVEMSMLEELPECKNKNRGAISSLIPLFSEEESRDGRKHNNASPHHTSAQPPRNTYTLKGFSVGSKCVVWSSLRNTWSKCVILEIAEEGTRVLNLSNGVEETVNPEDVWNGIPKLDRSPSEAVFHTLGKDLYFMSSDDTTFKEKGSAGDVDLSVDP; encoded by the exons ATGAGCTCGAAGCCCGGGCTGCCGACGCCCGGGGCCTCGCTGACCCTGCGGGTGTCCTTCGTTGATGTGCATCCCGAGGTGATCCCGGTGCAGCTATGGGGACTGGTGGGTCAGCGGCGGGAAGAGTACGTGCGGTTGAGCCGGGAGATCCAGGAAGCTGCAGCCACGCGCGGCCCGTGGGCGCTGGGCGGCGCCACAGCCTCGCCCGGCGAGCTGTGCCTGGTGCAGGTGGGACTCCTGTGGCACCGCTGCCGCGTGGTCAGCCGCCAGGCGCAGGAAAGCCGCGTCTTTCTGCTGGATGAAGGCCGCACCATCACGGCCGGCGCGGGCTCGCTGGCGCCCGGGCGAAGCGAGTTCTTCCACCTGCCCTCAGAGGTGCTAAGCTGCGTGCTGGCCGGCTTAGTgccggcgggcggcggcggcaCCGGCGGGGGCGAGCCGCAGCACTGGTCGTCCAGTGCGGTGGACTTCCTTAGCAACCTGCAGGGCAAGGAGGCGCACGGACGGGTGCTGGACTTGCTGCTCCAACATCGCCTGGTCCTTCTGGAGGTCCCGGCTGTGTTCCAGCAGATGCAGGAGCTCAGCCTGGCGCGGCAGGTGCCAGACAGTCTCTTCCGCTCCCTGCTCAAGCACTACCTGACGACTTCAGGCGTGGGCCCCGGGACCCCGCTTCTTCCGCGAGTCCTGCCCAAGCAAGAGCAGCCTGGCCTGGATTACTTCTATCCCCAGCTGCAGCTGGGCGTGACAGAGCCTGTAGTGGTAACCCAAGTATGTCATCCCCACCGCATTCATTGCCAACTCCGGAGCCTATCGCAGGAGATCCACCGCCTCTCTGAGAGCATGGCCCAGGTATACCGGGGTTCCCTGGGGACAGGGGATGAGAACTCTACCAGTACTacctgggaggagagggaggagagccCAGATAAGCCAGGCTCTCCATGTGCATCCTGTGGATTGGATGGACATTGGTACAGGGCGCTCTTGCTTGAGACTTTTCGACCACATCGCTGTGCCCAGGTGCTTCATGTAGACTACGGAAGAAAGGAATTAGTGAGTTGTAGTAGCCTTCGGTACTTGCTGCCTGAATATTTTCGAATGCCTGTGGTGACCTATCCTTGTGCCTTGTATGGACTCTGGGACGGCGGGAGAGGCTGGTCTAGGTCACAGGTCGGTGACCTGAAGGCACTGATACTGGGCCAAGCAGTGAATGCAAAGATTGAATTTTATTGTTCCTTTGAGCACGTGTATTATGTTACCCTGTATGGAGAAGATGGGATTAATCTTAACGGTGTATTTGGAGTACAGTCATGTTGCCTGGCTGACAGATTCCTTCAGAGccaggggacagaggaggaagaggagggagaagaaccAGACCCAGCGCTACAGTCTCAGTCCCCGGCAGAAGAAGTAGATGAAGAAGTTTCACTCCCAGCCTTAAGGTCTATCAAGTTGAAGATGAATGCCTTCTATGATGCCCAGGTAGAGTTTGTTAAGAGTCCCTCTGAGTTTTGGATTAGATTGAGGAAACACAATGGCACCTTCAGCAAGCTTATGAGAAGAATGTGCAGTTTCTATTCCTCTGCCAGTAAGCTGGATGGTGTGGTTTTGAAACCCGAACCTGATGACCTTTGCTGtgttaaatggaaagaaaatggctACTATCGGGCCATAGTCACCAAATTAGATGACAAGAGTGTGGATGTATTTCTAGTTGACCGAGGCAATTCAGAAAATGTGGACTGGTATGACGTAAGGATGCTGCTTCCTCAATTTAGGCGCCTACCAGCCTTGGCTGTAAAGTGCACCCTTGCCGATATTTGGCCTTTGGGGAAAACCTGGAGCCAAGAggcaatttccttttttaaaaagactgtacTCCACAAAGAATTGGTTATCCATATCCTTGATAAGCAGGATCATCAATATGTTATAGAGATTCTTGATGAATCTAGAGCAGGGGAAGAAAACATTAGTAAGGTAATTGCTCAAGCTGGATATGCCAAGTATCAGgaatttgaaacaaaagaaaatattgtagtAAATGCTCACTCCCCAGGGCATGCTTCGAACCATTTTATTGCTGAAAACAAAATATCGTCCGCCAAGAAGGTAGAAGAACAGAAAGCTGAGAAAGAAAAAACCATCTCTGTTTCAGAAGCTTTGACTGATACAACAGTTGTTACAAATATCTCCGCTGGACAAGGGgaacaggaaaaagagaaaaaagcccCTGTTTATTCTCCCCTGATGCCaaatttcttgaaaattaaaCCAGGCTCTTCTTATAAAGAAGAGCTGGAAGTTGGAAGTACAGTAGAAGTCAAAGTGTCTTATGTTGAAAACCCTGGCTATTTCTGGTGTCAACTGACCAAGAACACTCAAGGCCTTAGAACTTTAATGTGTGATATTGAGGACTACTGCAAAAATACCATGACTCTTCACCAGGGAACCACACCTGCTTGTTTGGCAAAGCGAACAGCAAGTGGTAAATGGTCCAGAGCTCTGATTAGTGGGACCCAATCTTCAGAGCACGTCAAAGTAATATTTGTAGATTATGGAGACAAAGAtactatttctgtgaagaatctTTATTCAATTAGTGATGAGTTTCTCAAGGTTAAAGCTCAGGCTTTTAGGTGCAGtctttataatttaattcaaCCAACTAGTGAAAATCCCTTTGTTTGGGATGAAAAAGCAATACAAGCTTTTAGTGAATTTGTAGACAGTGCATGGCAAAACAATCTAGAATTAAAATGCACAATATTTGCTTTGGCCTCAATACATGATGAAGAACTGTTTAATGTTGTAGATTTGCTAACACCCTTTCAGAGTGCATGTCATTTTTTGGTAGAAAAGAGACTAGCAAGACCAGTAAAACTTCAGAAGCCTCTGGAGTCTTCCGTTAAGCTACATTCCTACTACTATTCTACACATGATATGAAAATTGGTAGTGAGGATTCAGTGTATATAACACATGTCGATGACCCCTGGACATTTTATTGCCAGCTGGcaagaaatgcaaatattttagaaCAGTTGTCCTGTAGTATTACACAGTTAAGtaaaattttgctgaatttaaaaaCATCTCCCTTGATCCCTGGAACCTTGTGCCTTGCCAAGTACACTGATGGAAACTGGTACAGAGGGATAGTAATAGAAAAAGAGCCAACTAAAGTCTTCTTTGTTGACTTTGGGAATATCTACATAACAAGTGACAATCTGCTCTCAATACCTCGTGATGCCTATGATGTTTTACTTTTGCCCATGCAAGCTGTTAAATGCTCATTGTCTGATATTCCCAGTAATATACCAGAAGAAGTTACAACATGGTTTCAGGAGACTGTTCTAGATAAGTCATTGAAGGCCTTGGTTGTAGCAAAAGATCCGGATGGACGTCTGATTATAGAGCTATATGATGATAGTATTCAAATTAATGCTAACATTAATGAGAAGTTAGGGCTACTTGGCTACAAAAATCGaaccaggaagaaagagaaagagaatgaaacacTTCCTTCTATACCTGGAactcttgaagaaaaaaatgaaaatatgacgTCACCCACAGACCATTTAAGTAAGACAGGAGAGAACAAATTATGTAGCATGGAGATTTTTGGAGAAGGATGCAAACCTAAGATCAGCTCAGCATGTAAGGAGCTTAAACGTTTACAAAGTTCAACAAAGACAAACTTAGTCACTCCGTATCAGGACTCTGCAGGAAACAAAAGTAATCAAGTGTTTTctttaacaagagaaaagaaagaagaaatcttcGCAGAGCCATCTTTGAAAGCCACAAAACTAGAAGCCACTCTTCCAGAGAGAAGAATAGGAGATGCTTGTAACAAAGATTTGCCTCTAAAATTTTGTGAGCTCCCACAGAAGATGATAATGCCTGGCTTTAAAACAACTGTGTATGTTTCACACATTAATGATCTTTCAGACTTTTATGTCCAGCTAACCGAAGATGAAGCTGAGCTCAATCGTCTTTCTGAGAGATTAAATGATGTTAAAACGAGGCCCCAATATCATACGGGGCCAACTGTGCAAAGTGGAGATGTGATATGTGCTGTTTTCCCAGAAGACAACTTATGGTATCGTGCTGTGGTCAAGGAACAACAACCCGATGACCTTCTCTCTGTACAATTCATAGATTATGGCAATGTTTCCATGGTTCACACTAACAAAATAGGTAGGCTTGACCTGGTTAATGCACTGTTACCAGGATTATGCATCCATTGCTGTTTAAGGGGACTTTGGGTTCCTGACATTGTCAACTCAAAGGAGATAGTGCATCACTTTTCCCAAAGGACTGATGAGGCTCAAGTAAGATGTGAATTTGTTGAATTTCAAGATAGATGGGAAGTTATTCTTGCTGATGAACGTGGGATCATATCAGAAGATATGCTTAGTAGATGTGCTTTCAGTGAAAAATCTCAAATAGGACTTTCTACCCAAATAGTTAAAGGTGACTGTTCAAAGTCTGCTAAGAAATCCAACAGTGACACCTCAGTATTTCTTAACTGGTATAATCCAAAAATGAAGATTGTGAGAGCTTATGCTACTGTGATAGATGGGCCTGAGTATTTTTGGTGTCAGTTTGCTGACACCGAGAAACTTCAGTATTTAGAAGCAGAAGTGCAAACCAGGGCAAAGCAAGTAATAGATTGGAGAGATCGTATCACATGTCCTCACATTGGAGATCCTTGTATAGTAAAATATAGAgaagatggacattattatagAGCACTTATCACTAATATTTGTGATGATTATCTTGCATCAGTGAGGCTTCTGGACTTTGGAAACGCAGAAGACTGTGTGGAGCCAAAAGCACTCTGGAACATGCCCTCTGACCTTTTGTCGGTTCCCATGCAAGCTTTTCCATGTTGCCTTTCAGGATTCAATATTTCAGAAGGTATATGTCCTCAAGAgggaaatgattatttttatgatataGTAACAGAAGATGTGTTGGAAATAACAATATTAGAAATCAAAAGGGATGTTTGTGATATCCCTTTAGCTATCGTTGACTTGAAAAGCAAAGGTGAAAGTattaatgagaaaatgaagaaatattctaAGAGTAGTATGACCAAGAGTGATTTACCATATGAAAGAAATGGCCCAGAGATAAAGGGATCCCTGGCAATTCCCAGTCCTGATATTGGACTTAAGAAAACAAGTATCAAAGCCATACAAGATAAAACATTATATGTGGAATCACGGACAGATGAATTTGCTGAAAGAATTGAAAAAGCATTAAGCATTATTGAAAACAAGGCAAGTAAGTTCTATGACCTTGGAAGTGATaacatttttgaagtttttgAAAACTCTTGCAAAGACAAAATTGGTGCTGAGGTGCTGGAAGGTGAAGTAGAGTGCCATTTTGTTGACAAAGCCAAGTTTAATGATCCGTACCTAATTACAGGATTTAACACATTATTACCACCTAGTGAAACAAAGGAGATGTTAGAATTGAATTCACTTGAGGTGCCACTTTCCCCTGATGATGAATCCAAAGAATTCTTAGAACTAGAATCCATTGAGTTACAGCATTCTCTAGTTGGGGATGATGACAAAGAGGAGCTATGTCTGGTGCCCCGGATTGTACCTCTCTCCCAAAGCGATGACACGGAAATCACTCTGGAGCCTTTCACAGTGCAACTTCCCCTCGACTGTGAAACTGAGACACAGCCAGAACTAGAACTACCTACAGCCCAGCTGTCTCTGGATGACAACACTAATCCTTTGTCCTTAAGAGTGAGTCAGAAAGGCCAAGAATCAAGGTGTGCAGAGGACATGAGAAGGTCAAGTGCGGAGTCTTTTGATGACCAGCACAGAGTACCACTGCATCTACTTGGAAAGAATTGTGACCCCAAAATGCACGTTGAAATGAGTATGTTAGAAGAACTTCcagaatgtaaaaacaaaaacagaggtgCCATTTCATCACTGATACCTTTGTTCTCTGAAGAAGAATCCAGAGACGGAAGGAAACACAATAACGCTTCACCACATCATACCTCGG CTCAACCACCACGGAACACCTACACTCTGAAAGGATTTTCTGTTGGGTCCAAATGTGTTGTGTGGTCAAGTCTAAGAAATACGTGGTCTAAATGTGTGATTTTGGAAATAGCTGAAGAAGGCACAAGG GTTTTGAACCTTTCCAATGGTGTGGAGGAGACAGTGAACCCTGAAGACGTTTGGAATGGCATACCCAAATTGGACAGGAGTCCATCTGAG GCTGTATTCCACACACTGGGAAAAGATCTTTACTTCATGTCATCAGATGATACCACATTTAAAG